AACGGTGGCAACCAGCATCGACTCTCCGCCGATCAGTTTTCGCGACAAGTTCGTCGTTTCCCATTGAAGATCGCCCAGCATGGGTGAACATACAACAGCGGCGATCCCGATAGGGGCCAGTGCGACTGCGAACCAGTCAATCTTGCGGCTGATCAAACTCGCGACGATCGCGGTCATGGAGAAGCTAACCGCCCAAGCCCACAGCCACGCCATCGATTGCATCGAGGGCACGATGACTACCATCGCCCCACCAAGAAACAAAATCGCGAAGACACGCGTAGCGAGTGACAACTGGGGACGGCGCCGATGACGAACCAGATCGATTGATAGCGATGCTAATAAGACGAATCCGGGTAACGTCGCATCGGCGAGTGCCAACCAGCCGTTTGACGTGCCCCGCATTAGGAATGCGGCGTACGCGGTCATCACAATCAGTGAAAACGCAGTTCCTGCGACCACCATTGCGTTTCGGCCTGCACTCCCGATTGAACGGTGACGCGGCGTGGATCGCCCCAGTAACCACATCATCATCGCGACGGCAACCGATCCGCCAATCGCGACCCATCCTGCACCCGATTCCAAGGTGCGTGACGCGGCGGGCAAGAAGGGTAGTACGATCGATGTACCGGCAATCCCGACTGTCATCGCCAACGCTTTATCACGACCGACCAAGGCCTTTGCGACAACCCAAATCAAGGCGATGTAGATCGCGCCACACCCGACGATTGCGGCGACGGTGATCGGATCATTCAGCAGTACCGTCGAAGTTTCAATCCCATCAGTCGAAAGCCCCGCAAGGATTCCCAGCGGGACCAATAACAAGCCGATCACTAAGGTCGCCCGACTGGAACTTTGCAACTTCCAACGGAAAAGCGTGTATAGGCCTGCGAGACAAATCGAGACATTTCCGGCCATGAAGATCAATGACGGGACGACCCGGTGCATCTGTTCGATCGTTTTCCATAAACTGACCACCAGGCCGATCGAGCAAACCACGATCAGGATTCCCGCGATCAATTCCCCCCAGCGAATGTTGTGATCTGCCAACATCTCGCCAATCGAACGCCCGGCTTTCGCTTTGATCGAGACGGGCACCGAAGAAGTCGGCACGGATGCTTCGGAAAGTTCGATGACCGGTGCGTCGCCGAACGATTCCGCCGAAGCGGCGTGCGCGACCGGAACGCTTCGGTGCGGCAACGTCGGAATTGGTTTTGAAGTCGGCAAACGAGTTGATGAAACCATTCCATCGCCTAGTCCGAAGTCGCTCGCCTCGGGATTTACGCTTTGCTGACTTGTCTTTTGCGGAATTGGTCCTTGCTGACCTGTACCATGCTCGACGTTCGGCTGAGCTGCCGACACCGCGTGCGTTGCGGGCCGTGATAGCTGGCGGAGATGACCGCGCCAGGTCTGTGCGATTTCAGGGGAAATGATCTTGCGGCCTGCAAGACGGCTGATCACCCGGTGAGTCGCCGCTACATCGGCATCCACTGTTCGGGACTGATCAAAAGGCGGCGTTTGGTCCACCTGAGACAACAATTCGGCCGGCTTGAAGATCAACCGAACGACGGTCGCAACGATCACCCAGGACAGATGGCCGACAAGCGTGATCACCGCCCAAAAAAAAGCCAGTCCCAATAGTACTTCCATCGCTGCCGTCCACCACGTTCGATTGTCAACATTGCCACTGCGTCATGCGAGTGCGTTGCTCCAACTCGAGTTTAGATTTCGCCGAGAGGTTGGTGCCAGTTTTCCGAGACAACCGGGCGAATACTCGCCGGGCGACCGGATGAATCCGATCAACCGATTGGGACAAAACACTTCATCGGTAGAGAGCCCAAAGCGGGGCGACGATGCGCGAGCAAGCCGGCCTATTAAACAAAGAGCCGCGAGTGCTTTATCTACGCCAAGTGTCGAAGGTCGGCTGGGCAAACGACGGTCATACGCCCCGATCAATAACGGAAACCGTGGCTAGCATCATTTGGGCAATCCACAGCATGAGATTGGACACCGCGTTAGGCGGCTCGATATTGGATCCCACTTTTCTTGCGACCGACAGCCGAGATAGCGCCGGTATGCTTGAGTACGTAGGCGATTTTCTGGGCGAACCAGCGAGGGCGCTGAGTGATCGAGGCGATATCTTCGGTCGTGAAAGCGTCACGTTCGGGATCAAGTCCGACGAGATCGAACAAGTCGGCGGGCGTCCTCAATTCACAAGTCGACTCGATTTCTTCGAGGGCAACGTCTTCGACCCGATAGTCCTTTCGTTGCCAGCCACGTTTCCGCCGTGACGGAATCCGAGTCTGCTGGACGTTGACCAATGGCAATTCCAGGATCAAATTCTCGTGAGGAAACACACGAGTGAAATAGATAAGATCATCGAAAACATCGATCAATTCGCCGCGTTTAGGGCTCATCCGATAAGACGAGATTTTCGATCGTTTCGTTTTCTTTTTGGCGATACGAATACGATGCACCACCGGCTTGACCACGCGGACGGTGTGGCGATTGAGCAGCGTTTTCACTTTGCCGCGGATCGCCGAAAGCGACGCGCATTGAATCTCTATCAGCTCGTCCTGGCGAACCGCATCGATCCGGTAATTCCCCATCAGCACTTCGGTTTGCGATTCGTCGCTCGCGTAGTGAAGTTTCAATTGCTGATGTAGGGTCGTTTCCATCGGCTTGCCGAGCTGCGTCGTGAACTTCGAAGGGGCCCGACGACGAGAAAATCAAAGTCGGCTTATTCCGGTTCGATACCGAAATCGCGAATCGTGGTCAACGTTTTCAGCATCAGTCCACGTTTTGCGAAAGCCTCTTCACCACCGGCCAGGCGATCAATGATACCGATGACCTCACGCACCTTTAGCCCAAACGCTTCGGCCGCGTCAACAGCCTTCAGGGCGCTACCACCGCTGGTGATCACGTCTTCGACGATGACCACTTCTTGCCCCGCTTCAACTGGGCCTTCGACTTGGCGTCCCATGCCGTGCCCTTTGGGTTCCTTGCGTACCATGAATCCCTTGAGCGGAAGTTCCTGCTGACCGGCCAGCATGACGATCGAGGCGGTGATCGGATCGGCGCCGATCGCCATCCCTCCGACGGCCGCCGGAAGATCACCCGAAGCTTGGATGGTTTCCAACATACCGGCGGCGACCAAATTTGCTCCCTGCGGATGAAGCGTGATACGGCGGCAATCAAGATAATACGAAGCCTTTTTACCGCTCGCGAGCGTAAATTCGCCTCGTTGCAACGCTTCGGATTCAAGTAAACGGAGCAAATCTTGTTTGTCGTAGGCCATGATCATCTGGGGTCACAGAGGAAGTGATTGCGAGATCGCTGACCGTAAAACGATTCTTGCCGACCTGCAAGGTGCCAATGTTTGATTCTTTCCTGGCGCGAGATGAATCTCAGCAGCCTGTTGATTTTCTAATGTCGCCCATCACCCCGCGTTGGGAGCACTCTTTTCCGCTGGTATTGCGGAGCGGAAGCCGACTGTGTGGGAGATCAAACTTAACAATCAACAGGCGCGTTAGTCGCCGTTCAGTTTCCGGCGCAAATCCCGAGCTGCCTTTTGAAGGGCCAACGGCAACTTGCTACGCACAAAGTTCGATCCGGAAAACCAAGGTTCGGGTTCGCGCATCAAAAAGCGGGCTTCCACGATCACGGCGTCTTGCCCAGCCAGCTCGGTCGCCGTCAGCCAACCGCGAAATCCGGAGTACTCGCCTGATCGACTCGAATCCGCTGTCGAATGCCAAGTGGATTTGAACCTTTCGTCCAGAACCAAGTCGATTCGGTTTTGCGTTACCGATTCCTGATGCGTGATTTTCAAAACAGCTTCGATCTGAATCTGATCGAGTAATGTCAGGTTCACCCGGCGGTATTGTTCGCCCGACTGACGACGGATGCCTTTCGCTTCAAGCTCGGCATCACCGACCGGCTGACTGAACGAGTCATCCGACCGTGCACTCGAATCGCCAGTCCATCGTTTGGAAAAGTCATCATCACTGAATTGGGCGAGGCTACAGTGGACAACAAACAGGACGTGGACCGAGTGGCCGACACGGTTGCCGTCGGCGTCTTTGAGATACGCCAAGTCAATCCGAACCGGCGCGACTTGTGACTCTCGGGTGAACTGACGCAGCGACAACCCACCGATCATCGCTTTCAAATGATCCTGCTGTTCCTGCGTCGTTTCTGTCCCTTCGAAAGCGGGCGAGTGAAGTTCAAACGCAACGCCGGCAATCTCAACTTCGTCGGCGGTGACGTTCGATGGGAGTAGCGTCCAAAGGCAAAAGCAGACGGCATAGGCAACGAGCAAACGTTTCATCAGTTCGCATAGCCGGGGTAGCGTTGCTGCAATTCTTGTCGAGCCGCGGCGGCTCGCTCGGTCCGCCCGACCTTGGGCCAAAGCTGGACAAGTCGCGTAAGAGCTTCGGCATGCGCGTCGCCCGCACCAGAAAACATCAAGTGGGTGTGCAAGTAGGCCAAGATTGCGCCTTCCAAATCGCCCCCGGCTTCATAGCACTGGCCTTGCGCGTTGTAGATCTTCGCGCTCATTTCAATGTCGGTAGGGTTCAGCTCTGTGATCAGTTGCTCGACTTGCTTGACCCCTTCATCGACCTTCCCGGCCTTGCAGAGCGTGATCGCTTGTCCGGCCTTGGAAAGAATCTTTAGCCGGAGCGCATCGGAAGTGTTCACATCGACTGCGACGACTTCGGAAAAGACCTTCTGGGCACCTTCGATATCGTCCTTTTGCAACATCGCCATGCCGGTCAGGTATCGCGACAAAATTTGCGTTTCCGGAGACGGGGCTTTGGCAAGGTACCCGTACATCCGAACCGCACCGTCATAGTTCTTCGATGCGAGTTCTAAGTCGCCGAGCAACTTGACGACGGAAAAGAAGTGATACGAGTTGCCGTGATTCTTCCCGAAAGCTGTCGCTTCGGCCTTGGCCGCGTTTCGATCGTATTGCCCGGCGAGTGCCATTTTGGCTCGTGAGAGCAAACGGTAGTAAGCAACGTCTGCCTTGATTACGTCGCGCGACAATTGATCGGCATTGATCGTCTTTAGTTCCTCGATCGCCTGTTCATACTGTCCGTCGATCGCCAATTCACGACCTCGGGTCAGTTCCGGTGGATCGCCTTGAAAGAGGATTTTCCGAATCTGATTTTCCAGGAAATTTTTGTCGTTGCTTCCGGCCTTGATCGTGACGCCATTCTTGTTGACCGCAATCACTTTTCCGGCCGATGCACTCGAAGATTCAAAGGTATAAACCCGATCGATTTGTGCTTCCGCTGGTGCGGCGGACCAAAGCAGTGTGGCGGTAAACGCGACAGTGCTTAGCAGTCTTTGTTGAGTATTCATCACGGTGGGTGGTGTCGGAGTCAGATAAGTTTTTCGGCTCGGTGCGATAGGCATGGTGGCCGATCGATTGGTGCCGGTGTGAAATCGAGTCAAAGACAAGGTAAATTAAGGAAGGCCAGTCGGTTGCTCGCCGACACTGCGTTGGGCTTCTTTCATGAGTGCGTCGTAATTGCCACGGCTTTCGGGACCACCGAGGTCGGGAAACAACGTCGCGGCTTCTCGGATGATCTTGATCGCCTTTTTCGTATCGGTCTCTCGCTTCCCGGATTTCCCCATCAGATACAAACACAGGGCGACGTGGTAGCGAGCCTGGAAGAACTTCTCTTTAAAGTTTTCACTGCGGCGGATGTTCTTACTCGTTTTGCTACTGATTTCAGCCCAGCCCCAGATCACATTTTTTCCGTCCTTGCCTTTACGTGCTCCTTCGAGCGCCAGGCGGTAAGCCTTGTACGCGGTGTTGGGCTTCAACGTCGCGGCCCAAGATTCGTAGGCCTGTGCGCCTTCGATTTGAGCTTCCAGCATCATCGGTTGTTTTTCGAGCAACGCCTGCAATGTATCGAGCGCGTCCTTATATTCGCCGGACAAACGTTGTGCCTTTGCGGTCAGGTACGCCGTAGTAACGTTCGATTGATCATCAAGTGTTTTGAACGTCGCGATCGCTTGGGTCATCAACTCGGCCGCCTGGCCACTGGCTTTCGTTTGCCCGGGGGCCATTGCCGATTCCCCGAGTGACATCAACGTTTGGCCGACCCACCGCAGCGTGGCTTGATCTTCGGTCGCGTCACGAACTCGTTTGAGCATCTCCAAAAATGCGGTTGTCAGTTTTTGCTTTTTTGCCGGCGTCGCCGTATCGAGCTGTTCTTTTAAGTCGGTGGCCAGCCGCATGTAAGTTTGAGTCAACTTGGTTTGTGCTTCTGGGCCTTCATACGCCTTTCGCAATTTCTCCATCGTCGACGTCATACGGTCGAGGTACTGACCGGGATCGTCGCTGGCAAGCATCACACCGACGAGTGCCTTGAGTTCGCTTCCATACAGTTCGCCGAGGAACGATTCGGAAGGATCTTCCAATTTGGTCGCGCGTTCGATCGGTCCATAAGTTTCGTGATCGAGGACGCCGAGTGCCTGCCGGTGCTCATCATCGATCAAGTAGATCTTGGCGAGGACCAACGCCGCTTGCAAAGCCTCGAACTCGACCAAGTTCCCTTCGATTTCGCCCAAGCCTTCTTGCAGGTTTTTC
The sequence above is a segment of the Roseiconus lacunae genome. Coding sequences within it:
- the pyrE gene encoding orotate phosphoribosyltransferase — protein: MIMAYDKQDLLRLLESEALQRGEFTLASGKKASYYLDCRRITLHPQGANLVAAGMLETIQASGDLPAAVGGMAIGADPITASIVMLAGQQELPLKGFMVRKEPKGHGMGRQVEGPVEAGQEVVIVEDVITSGGSALKAVDAAEAFGLKVREVIGIIDRLAGGEEAFAKRGLMLKTLTTIRDFGIEPE
- a CDS encoding tetratricopeptide repeat protein; its protein translation is MNTQQRLLSTVAFTATLLWSAAPAEAQIDRVYTFESSSASAGKVIAVNKNGVTIKAGSNDKNFLENQIRKILFQGDPPELTRGRELAIDGQYEQAIEELKTINADQLSRDVIKADVAYYRLLSRAKMALAGQYDRNAAKAEATAFGKNHGNSYHFFSVVKLLGDLELASKNYDGAVRMYGYLAKAPSPETQILSRYLTGMAMLQKDDIEGAQKVFSEVVAVDVNTSDALRLKILSKAGQAITLCKAGKVDEGVKQVEQLITELNPTDIEMSAKIYNAQGQCYEAGGDLEGAILAYLHTHLMFSGAGDAHAEALTRLVQLWPKVGRTERAAAARQELQQRYPGYAN